The Solanum lycopersicum chromosome 6, SLM_r2.1 genome has a window encoding:
- the LOC543925 gene encoding nucleic acid-binding protein: protein MATNSSSHSPRTVEEIFKDFSARHAAVLRALTTDVEDFYSQCDPERDNLCLYGHPNESWEVAVPAEEVPPELPEPVLGINFARDGMERRDWLSLVAMHTDSWLLSVAFYFGARLNRNERSRVFTLINDLPTVFEAVTGRKPLKDKPSVDSGKKSKNNAKREKQMKANQRLQEESDDEDEGNEDEHEETLCGSCGTNGNEDEFWIGCDICEKWYHGKCVKITPAKAQSIKEYRCPSCSNKRAKHMA, encoded by the exons ATGGCTACCAACTCTTCCTCCCATAGCCCTCGCACCGTCGAGGAGATCTTCAAAGACTTCTCCGCCCGTCACGCCGCCGTCCTCCGTGCCCTCACTACAG ATGTGGAGGATTTTTACTCACAGTGCGATCCAGAGAGAGacaatttgtgtttgtatgGACATCCGAATGAGTCTTGGGAAGTTGCTGTTCCGGCCGAGGAAGTTCCGCCGGAGTTACCGGAGCCGGTGTTAGGTATCAATTTTGCTAGGGATGGGATGGAGCGTAGAGACTGGTTGTCTTTGGTTGCTATGCACACAGATTCGTGGCTGCTCTCTGTCGCTTTCTACTTTGGTGCTCGCTTAAACAGAAATGAAAG GAGTCGTGTGTTTACCCTGATAAATGATCTACCAACTGTCTTTGAAGCCGTGACAGGGAGGAAGCCTTTAAAGGACAAACCTAGTGTTGATAGTGGAAAGAAATCAAAGAACAATGCAAAG agagaaaaacaaatgaaagCAAATCAAAGGCTGCAAGAGGAGAGTGATGATGAGGATGAAGGGAATGAAGATGAGCATGAAGAAACTCTATGTGGAAGTTGTGGAACAAATGGCAATGAGGATGAGTTCTGGATTGGCTGTGATATATGTGAAAAGTGGTATCATGGCAAGTGTGTGAAAATAACTCCTGCAAAGGCTCAAAGTATCAAGGAATACAGATGTCCTTCATGCAGCAATAAAAGGGCAAAACATATGGCTTGA